A window of Nicotiana sylvestris chromosome 8, ASM39365v2, whole genome shotgun sequence genomic DNA:
AATAGCTAACTTGGGGGAAGTCACCTTCAACTACTGTTAAAAACCAGATGTTACATTTGTTAAGAACAAAGTCACCATTAAAGCTGTTGAAAATTGAAATACTAGTGTTATTTGCTAACTCTATCTCATGCCAGGCAATCAAAGGAAGGAGATGAaacataattaaaaaataaatggtATTAAGACAGAAAGCTCATTTTCATTGCACTTgcagttttatttttcaaaactgttttttCTCAAACAGATAACGATAGACTTATCTTCTTTTACTTATGCATAAATGGAATATTAAAATTCTCAAGACCATAGTTCAGAAGAAATCAAATGCTTGACAATTGGGCATAACATGGGATCAAACTGCTAGCAGCTTATCCATTTGGGGTTGTAGTTAAATAAGTTAGCAGGATTTGCAAAAATATTTTTACATAGTGCAAAAAATATCAGCACAAGAGTGGTAGAATATTCTCATCATTCTAATCGGTACTGATTATCTCAACTCTCAAGTACATTTATAAACTATTCGGTATGAATATGTTGGTTCTTGATAAAAGAAACTAAGGGTGAATCATAGACAACATTCCCATAAATCATCTTCCTTTATATCTATAGGTCAATATCAAAAACCTCCATTGAGGAAGGTTCCAAGTAATACATACAACAATGGGATTAAAATCAACTCAGTATTAAATGGCCCTCCAccaagtttttttttgtttgagcTCTATCTTTTTCACAGGCAAGGAAAAGTACAAGAAGAGGTGATTAATGTAAAATTGTATTATTTTTAAGTTTTAGATAAAGTATTTTTTGAAAGGTGATTAATAGGATTTTTAATCTACTAACCTGTTAAATGCTTCAATCTATTGTTCACTTgaagatgaggatgaagcctGGTTAAACACTGCACTTGCAAGTTGTGCATATTTACTCTCTAGAACATCGCATTTACTCTCTAGCCCTTCTATGCGCCCTTTTAGtgattcattttctttttcagtaGCACTCAGCTTTTCCAACAATGCAGCCTTGGAGGAGTTACCACCTTTTAACTCCTTAGCAGTAATTTCACCACCAAATCCAACTACATGACTCTTGTGACCTTTCTACGACCTCAGTGTTTGTAAGAGACGATTCAGATTGCACCAGTTCTTGGATTTTAGCCTATAAACTACAAGACTATTGGAAATAATACAACACATAAAATAAAATGATGTAAAATAAATTTGACAATAaacttacatatttttcattGGTTTCAGGTTCGACAAGCTTGTCGTCCTTCTTACGAGTCTCAAAAAAGATAGTTGCCATATCTGGGGGGTTTCCATCTTTGCCTCCCTTCATATTTAACTAAAAAGTCACAGAATTTTTTTAACAAAGATAAAGTTTCTCAATAAAATTGCAATATTTACTCACCAATTCATAAATGATCTCTCGAATAGGCTTACTACCCGTACGATGAGGCATTGTCAAGTTAGATCTATTGATCGAGTCTCTTATACTTGTTTCCTAAATTGACAATACGCCACCAAAATTATGATTAGCCACTTAATATAAGAAGATTTTAATAAAGAGTTATGAAACCTTACCTTAAATTTTTCAGTTAAAAATGCTCTTTGACCAGCCATTCCAAATCACTCTTGTCTAGCCCCTCTGGCACATCTCTTAAAGCATCGCGGAATGGCTTAGACTTTATGTTCTTGTGCATCGATCCTCTCCAATTGTTCCATAACTTTCTCATATGTTTCAAGACATGATCTCGTTGATCATTTATGTTATGACTATCAAATTTTTCCTATATTATTTCACAATTATCATTAATAATGAAACTCAAAAAACTTTCaaataaattagaaaaataaaattttaaccaACTATGTGTATCACAGGAGATTATAAAGCTCATAATGATTATACGAGTTCTAATTTATAAAGAGGGCATATTCCTTAAAGAAAAAAGTGAAGCGAGCATCAGTTGATATTTGGTTCTATTTGACAGGCAAAAGAAAGATACTTATGCACAAATATACCTGCAACAATCAAAATGAGAGGTCAGCCAAATTTGAAGCAGCAAATATGCATGAGTGAATATTAATAACAGAAGAATAGGTATATGCCAAGATTAAAATGAGGACCAAATAGTAAATCAGTTATAAGTGCACCTAGAGAATCTAAGAAAGTGAGAGGGTTGATTTTATCTAAAATGTTCTGAAAGTACTTTATTCTAGGACTTGGCAactattacatcaaaatctccAAATATAgtgcaaattttttttttgacaCCACTACATTAT
This region includes:
- the LOC104232420 gene encoding uncharacterized protein, which codes for MAGQRAFLTEKFKETSIRDSINRSNLTMPHRTGSKPIREIIYELGGKDGNPPDMATIFFETRKKDDKLVEPETNEKYIKSLEV